A genomic region of Lates calcarifer isolate ASB-BC8 linkage group LG9, TLL_Latcal_v3, whole genome shotgun sequence contains the following coding sequences:
- the june gene encoding junE proto-oncogene, AP-1 transcription factor subunit, with protein MTAKMETPFYHDDSPAVPGYSQITEYERYPGNKMLMSKKAMSVAGSHHFPSGGAAGGRNPNNLGLAGNSSLMTSVASSAASAADMNLLKLASPDLEHLIIQSNQGLVTTSPVSNSNNPFIYRNQATNEQEGFADGFVKALADLHKQNQLVGGGPMSPSSSCTVSLQASYQRNLMSSGDMPVYTNLSSYNPGQMPYSGGQIAYGGGSGNGGGGAPQPHTRGLDAPQTVPEVPHPPGDPMSPPSLSPIDLETQERIKAERKKLRNRIAASKCRKRKLERISRLEEKVKVLKSQNSDLASTAAMLREQVAQLKQKVMSHVTNGCQIAVGSTATTKSGGGGGGTGSEDSSC; from the coding sequence ATGACGGCCAAGATGGAGACTCCTTTCTACCACGACGACTCTCCCGCCGTCCCCGGCTACAGCCAGATCACCGAATACGAGCGTTACCCGGGAAACAAGATGCTGATGAGTAAGAAGGCCATGTCAGTGGCAGGCAGTCATCACTTCCCCAGCGGTGGGGCAGCAGGAGGGAGGAACCCCAACAACCTGGGGCTCGCCGGCAACAGCTCTCTGATGACATCAGTTGCATCCTctgcagcatctgcagcagACATGAATCTGCTGAAGTTGGCATCCCCTGACCTGGAGCACCTGATTATCCAGTCCAACCAGGGACTGGTCACCACCAGCCCTGTGTCCAACTCCAACAACCCCTTCATCTACCGCAACCAGGCCACCAACGAGCAAGAAGGATTTGCTGATGGCTTTGTCAAAGCACTTGCAGACCTTCACAAGCAGAACCAACTGGTGGGAGGTGGCCCCATGTCCCCATCCTCATCCTGCACTGTCTCCCTGCAGGCATCCTACCAGAGGAACCTGATGTCCAGCGGGGACATGCCCGTATACACCAACCTCAGCAGCTACAACCCAGGCCAGATGCCATATTCTGGGGGACAGATAGCATATGGTGGTGGCTCAGGCAACGGTGGTGGTGGAGCCCCACAGCCACACACCCGTGGCCTAGATGCCCCTCAGACTGTCCCTGAGGTGCCTCACCCACCAGGTGACCCCATGtccccaccctccctctctccgaTTGACCTTGAGACGCAGGAGCGAATCAAAGCTGAACGCAAGAAACTCCGCAACCGCATTGCTGCATCAAAGTGTCGCAAGCGGAAGCTGGAGCGGATATCACGGCTGGAGGAGAAGGTAAAGGTTCTGAAGAGCCAAAACTCAGACCTGGCCTCCACTGCTGCCATGCTGAGGGAGCAGGTCGCTCAGCTCAAACAGAAGGTCATGAGTCATGTCACCAATGGCTGCCAGATTGCCGTTGGCTCAACTGCTACCACCaagtctggaggaggagggggaggcacTGGTAGTGAGGACTCCAGCTGCTGA